From one Methanobrevibacter woesei genomic stretch:
- a CDS encoding DUF2100 domain-containing protein yields the protein MNNFRNEQVQNIILKSTKKTTNSFKLKEAEEGEIDVALFESGLKNLIAAEEYIYKSLPNHHLDKEDATAFTKFLIDARESINEQLSNFKVIEQEVEEFDLSKLTSNILFITPKNNFKKSLKKLGIDVSNIVVADMPLVIEDMKEINPKIPDAALKGIEKKIEHIHNDIKRKIDSINPEKIIVLGEKDKNGELLAKRATEQYSAQIHLDENLKELTDIDIKNIIEQ from the coding sequence ATGAACAATTTTAGAAATGAACAAGTGCAAAATATAATCTTAAAATCAACTAAAAAAACAACAAACTCATTTAAGCTAAAAGAAGCAGAAGAAGGCGAAATTGATGTTGCGCTTTTTGAATCTGGATTAAAAAATCTAATAGCTGCAGAAGAATACATTTACAAAAGTTTACCTAATCATCATTTAGACAAGGAAGATGCAACAGCATTTACTAAATTCTTAATTGATGCACGTGAAAGTATTAATGAACAGCTATCCAACTTTAAAGTCATTGAACAAGAAGTTGAAGAATTTGATTTATCCAAATTAACTTCAAATATTTTATTCATTACACCAAAAAACAATTTTAAAAAATCCTTAAAAAAGCTTGGAATTGATGTATCCAATATTGTAGTTGCTGATATGCCACTAGTAATTGAGGATATGAAAGAAATAAATCCTAAAATTCCAGATGCTGCTTTGAAAGGAATTGAAAAGAAAATAGAACATATTCATAATGATATTAAAAGGAAAATTGATTCAATAAATCCTGAAAAAATCATTGTTCTCGGTGAAAAAGATAAAAATGGAGAACTTCTTGCAAAACGTGCAACTGAACAATATTCTGCACAAATCCATTTAGATGAAAATTTAAAAGAATTAACCGACATTGATATTAAAAATATAATAGAACAATGA
- a CDS encoding Lrp/AsnC family transcriptional regulator: MVKKKEDIIKLDDTDINILKIINEDVRTSYRQISRSLDVSVGTVHNRIDKMIKSGVIKKFSPVIDHRKLGYVLTTIIGVRVKGGKLKNWEEKTFFNKNVVGIYDVTGEYDAFLIAKFKDTDELNSFIKELLKDPIIERTYTQTVLDVIKEDMGSSNIL; encoded by the coding sequence ATGGTCAAGAAAAAAGAGGACATAATAAAATTAGATGATACAGATATTAATATCTTGAAAATCATCAATGAAGATGTTAGAACCTCTTACAGACAAATATCTCGTAGTTTAGATGTTTCTGTAGGTACTGTACACAACCGTATCGACAAAATGATTAAATCTGGAGTAATTAAGAAATTTTCACCTGTAATCGACCATAGAAAGCTCGGATATGTTCTTACAACAATTATCGGAGTTAGAGTCAAAGGTGGAAAACTTAAAAACTGGGAAGAAAAAACTTTCTTTAATAAAAATGTTGTAGGAATTTATGATGTTACTGGAGAATATGATGCATTTTTAATAGCTAAATTCAAAGATACTGATGAATTAAACTCATTTATTAAAGAATTACTAAAAGATCCGATTATAGAAAGAACTTATACTCAAACTGTTTTAGATGTAATTAAAGAAGACATGGGATCTTCAAATATTTTATAA